The genome window CTGTAGAATGAACCAACACCTTCTTCCTTTAAGATTCTTGAGAAACCACCGACCAAACCATTAGCAAATTGTGGTTGAGAAACCAATCTAATTCTTGTAGCTTCTAATGGGCATAAAGCAATATCAGCCAAGAATTCAGCAGCAGCGGCAGAACCCATGTAAATGGAGTTCTTGTAGTTAGTAGCAGTTTCATAACCTAATTGATCgatgaaaaatttcttgaaaACCTCATAACCACCAAACTTGAAAGCACCTTGAATTGAGTAACCCAATAATGTTGGACCGAAACCAGTTAATAATGCACCGGAACCTTCTTgagaaataatttttctaaaagAACCTACCATACCTGTGTTATACACAGTTGGTTCTAATTGGATTCTAGTTTTAACGACATCGATTGGGACCATTGAAGAATGAGTAGTACCACAACCAATAGCACCTGCTAAGGCAAATTTAGCATAATCACCAACTGAATATTGTGGGATTACAGGTTGAATGTTAGTTTCCAGAGTAGATTTAGGGGCAGACATGATAAATAATACGAAGCTTATTagttattttctttatacTATGtataattttcaatataaaagGTTTGTTTTTAAGAAAGAAAATCAGACCTCTAGGTAATACGGATCTCTTTATAATAGTTCAAAAATAgttcatattttatatatatatatatttataaaatcatatctactattgttattgttatgTTTCTTGACACTGTAGAATAGAAACAAACACAGTAAAACATGCGTACGCAGAGATAAATCaaactttaaaaaagaatgaaaagaaaaattactGAAGCAAGTTACTTTTCAGTTTTCAAGAAAACTGAAAACTTGcattttgtttcttttgaaCAAATTAAAAGCCAGAGATTCATCATTATAGATGGATCTGGGGGAGGAgactattaatattttactcGCCAGTGACTGGCAGTGCCCGCAGAATTGAATGATGAATAATTTGTGGGCACTTTGTATCGGGCTCTCATTTCCATCCCGCCTGGGCATTCCATTATGgacaaataaaaatagagTATGACTTATGCAGATAGAAATTTACAGTTTTACACGCATATGTTATTATAAGACCTTGTTAATAAGAGGATACTTGCACTTTCCGTTACATACATTCTAAAGGATATCCTATTCGATGGGCGTGTAAGTCAGCTATTTCTGCTATCGAATCAGTATTAATCACATAACAATAGCAGTTTACTTAATTGTCCTATATATAgatgtgtgtgtgtgtgcaTGTAACAACGTAACACGGTCAAAGttattttatgttttaACTTACTATGTAAATTGTAACACTCTCTCTAGTCCGGTTCAACTTATAGGAGGAACATCATATCATCGATTTTACGTGCGTAGACTACCAATTGGGACATTTATACTTCTTTAAGcaataaaaagaaaattgtAGCGATGTCATTGGCCGACACCTATTCCGTAACGTGATTTATCTCTGCACTCCTCTACTTTCTGTATCCTATCGGTCAAAGACAACTATAGTACAAGTTCTCCTTAGCTATCTGCTTCTTTTCTCTCTCTCACTTTTTGATGGATTTCAATCGGAAAAACAACAGACAAAATCCACAGGAGGGACACAAATGTGAACATATATGATGGTGATGAGATGATGCGCATGTGATCGgtattttggaaatatGGAGCACGTGATAGATGAAC of Tetrapisispora phaffii CBS 4417 chromosome 6, complete genome contains these proteins:
- the MIR1 gene encoding Mir1p (similar to Saccharomyces cerevisiae MIR1 (YJR077C); ancestral locus Anc_1.536); translated protein: MSAPKSTLETNIQPVIPQYSVGDYAKFALAGAIGCGTTHSSMVPIDVVKTRIQLEPTVYNTGMVGSFRKIISQEGSGALLTGFGPTLLGYSIQGAFKFGGYEVFKKFFIDQLGYETATNYKNSIYMGSAAAAEFLADIALCPLEATRIRLVSQPQFANGLVGGFSRILKEEGVGSFYSGFTPILFKQIPYNIAKFLVFERASELYFGIVGEKETLSGSVQTAVNLLSGLTAGLAAAIVSQPADTLLSKVNKTKKAPGQSTIGLLAQLAKQLGFVGSFTGLPTRLVMVGTLTSLQFGIYGTLKKSLGCPPTIEIGGGGH